One genomic segment of Rubripirellula tenax includes these proteins:
- a CDS encoding vWA domain-containing protein has product MADPLRLIETPPPQQRGLLAVLLSIALHLIVAMVLLMIIRTTVIRKTMQIKLTLANERGNETTEELRSVVVIEPTEASTPMEPIPEIPVAAEMPKGDLVLSSALKATLETANTDASPSIDFFGSRASGDHFVFILDNSLSMSARNNGRYLRACEELLRSVSRLTPHQRYSVFLFCWETAPIFHERQPRYQSAMGDHLDELRQWITRASLGPGTDPRRALALASHMNPDAVFLLTDGDFNQPDRNRNDSGWIDADGNPYSTSYEAACRHLFAERGIPVHTIAYENPFSRGQLREIAEQTGGTFRYVPTRDMEPIDFERFHREVQAIDALKKQDIMRMRKAKAMLRDGELVFAEYLIRGVDAQRLSRQKDQVTLAEIQRILAAELGDVRLEDFPVTR; this is encoded by the coding sequence ATGGCCGACCCGCTGCGACTGATCGAGACACCGCCACCGCAACAACGAGGCTTGCTTGCGGTGTTGTTGTCGATCGCGTTGCATTTGATCGTCGCGATGGTTTTGTTGATGATCATACGAACGACGGTGATCCGTAAAACGATGCAGATCAAGCTCACCTTGGCAAATGAGCGTGGCAACGAAACCACCGAAGAGCTCCGATCCGTCGTCGTCATCGAACCCACCGAGGCGTCGACGCCAATGGAACCGATCCCTGAAATTCCCGTCGCTGCTGAAATGCCGAAGGGTGACTTGGTGTTGTCATCCGCATTGAAAGCGACATTGGAAACAGCCAATACAGACGCGTCGCCAAGCATTGACTTCTTCGGTTCCCGCGCCTCGGGCGATCATTTCGTTTTCATTCTCGACAACTCGCTGAGCATGAGCGCGCGGAACAATGGCCGATACCTGCGGGCCTGCGAAGAACTGCTTCGATCGGTCAGTCGGTTGACGCCACACCAACGGTACAGCGTCTTCTTATTTTGCTGGGAAACGGCGCCGATATTCCACGAACGCCAACCGCGATACCAATCGGCGATGGGCGACCACTTGGACGAACTTCGTCAATGGATCACTCGCGCCAGCCTTGGACCTGGTACTGATCCGCGTCGTGCCCTCGCGTTGGCCAGCCACATGAACCCCGATGCGGTCTTCTTGCTGACCGACGGCGACTTCAATCAACCGGATCGAAACCGCAACGATAGCGGCTGGATCGATGCTGACGGGAATCCCTACTCGACGTCCTATGAAGCCGCTTGCCGCCACTTGTTCGCCGAACGCGGGATTCCCGTTCACACGATCGCCTACGAAAATCCGTTCTCACGCGGCCAACTTCGCGAGATCGCTGAACAAACCGGTGGCACCTTCCGCTACGTTCCAACTCGCGACATGGAACCCATCGATTTCGAACGCTTCCACCGAGAGGTCCAGGCCATCGACGCACTGAAGAAGCAAGACATCATGCGGATGCGAAAGGCGAAAGCGATGCTTCGCGACGGCGAACTGGTATTTGCGGAATATCTGATCCGTGGCGTCGATGCCCAGCGACTCTCACGCCAGAAAGACCAAGTCACACTCGCCGAAATTCAACGCATCCTGGCGGCTGAATTGGGTGACGTTCGACTGGAAGACTTTCCAGTCACTCGTTAG
- a CDS encoding SLC13 family permease, translating into MDTWQAWLTIAVAATLLVTLALRVAATDLLAVGCLAILVVAQSITGTNKLPTPSEAVAGFGNQALVTVALLFAVVAGLEFTGGTELATGWFLNRAKTLTGAQSRLLIPVAAMSGFLNNTPVVLALMPIVSDLAKRINTSTSRLLLPLSYAAILGGMCTLMGTSTNLLVADLNDKAIAAGATHSALRFFDPAWVGVPATVIGVLYMIVASRWLLPDRRGAVSVSDDPRQYTVEVQVEPGGPLSGRTIEDAGLRHLPGLYIAEIQREDGTIAAAKPTEILRDDDVLILVGALDSVVDLRKIRGLTTSDDQARKLQVPAWQRTLVEAVVSPRCGLLGKTIREGRFRSHYNAAVVAVARGDKRLTGKLGDVRLETGDVLLLEASPSFLHRRGESRDFFLVSKVQQGVIRRPERAWYAIAVVVAMVLFAAITQQILTASMVAAIAMIALRCCTTSEARRSIDWSVLIVIGAAIGIGAAMERSGAAAGIADGMLSMANNNRLLTLAAVYLATMLCTELITNNAAAMLMFPIAMNAAGGLGCDPTPMIIAVMIAASASFLTPFGYQTNMMVYGVGGYRVSDYLKFGLPLSMIVFAVSMFVIPRVWAFSP; encoded by the coding sequence ATGGATACGTGGCAAGCTTGGTTGACAATCGCCGTTGCTGCGACATTGCTGGTCACTTTGGCCCTGCGAGTTGCGGCGACGGACCTGCTTGCCGTCGGTTGCCTAGCGATCCTGGTGGTCGCGCAAAGCATCACCGGCACCAACAAATTGCCGACACCCAGCGAAGCGGTTGCCGGATTCGGCAACCAAGCCTTGGTCACCGTCGCGCTGCTGTTCGCGGTAGTAGCCGGACTTGAATTCACGGGTGGGACCGAACTGGCGACGGGCTGGTTTCTCAACCGCGCCAAGACGCTGACCGGCGCCCAGTCGCGATTGCTGATTCCGGTAGCCGCCATGAGCGGATTTCTTAATAACACGCCGGTTGTTTTGGCGTTGATGCCGATCGTGAGTGACCTGGCCAAACGGATCAACACCAGCACCAGTCGGCTACTGCTGCCGCTCAGCTATGCCGCCATTCTTGGTGGCATGTGCACGCTGATGGGGACCAGCACTAACTTGTTGGTCGCCGATCTGAACGACAAAGCGATCGCCGCCGGCGCGACCCATTCGGCACTGCGATTCTTTGATCCGGCGTGGGTCGGTGTGCCGGCAACCGTCATCGGCGTGCTGTACATGATTGTGGCATCGCGATGGCTGCTGCCCGATCGCCGTGGTGCGGTCAGCGTGTCTGACGACCCGCGGCAATACACCGTCGAGGTTCAAGTCGAACCCGGCGGGCCGCTTTCGGGACGAACGATCGAGGACGCGGGACTGCGTCACTTGCCGGGACTATACATCGCCGAAATCCAGCGAGAGGACGGCACAATCGCGGCTGCCAAACCGACGGAAATACTGCGCGACGACGATGTCTTGATTTTGGTCGGTGCACTCGACAGTGTTGTGGATCTGCGTAAGATCCGTGGGCTGACAACATCGGACGATCAGGCTCGCAAACTTCAGGTTCCTGCCTGGCAACGGACACTCGTCGAAGCGGTGGTTAGCCCCCGATGCGGATTGCTTGGCAAGACAATTCGCGAGGGTCGCTTCCGTTCGCACTACAACGCCGCCGTCGTTGCGGTCGCACGCGGCGACAAACGATTGACGGGCAAGCTCGGTGACGTTCGTTTGGAAACGGGTGACGTGTTGCTTCTTGAAGCATCGCCATCGTTCTTGCACCGGCGAGGCGAGTCACGTGATTTCTTTTTGGTCAGCAAGGTACAGCAGGGTGTCATCCGCCGACCCGAACGTGCCTGGTATGCGATCGCCGTGGTGGTTGCGATGGTTCTTTTCGCAGCCATAACACAGCAAATTTTGACTGCGTCGATGGTGGCCGCCATCGCGATGATCGCGCTGCGTTGCTGCACCACGTCGGAAGCCCGGCGAAGCATCGATTGGTCGGTGTTGATCGTGATCGGCGCGGCCATCGGCATCGGTGCGGCGATGGAACGAAGTGGTGCGGCCGCGGGAATCGCCGATGGAATGTTGAGCATGGCCAACAACAACCGACTGTTGACCCTTGCCGCCGTCTACTTGGCGACGATGCTGTGCACCGAACTGATCACCAACAATGCCGCCGCGATGTTAATGTTTCCGATCGCAATGAATGCGGCCGGCGGACTGGGATGCGATCCGACACCGATGATCATCGCCGTCATGATCGCCGCGTCGGCAAGTTTCTTAACGCCTTTCGGTTACCAAACCAACATGATGGTCTATGGCGTCGGCGGTTATCGAGTCAGCGACTATTTGAAATTCGGATTGCCGCTCAGCATGATCGTGTTCGCGGTCTCGATGTTCGTGATTCCACGAGTCTGGGCGTTTTCGCCATGA
- a CDS encoding DUF1294 domain-containing protein, which yields MKTQLAILTGLSVWIALASLVAAWLYVRDKSAARADRQRVPEKTLLLWCLVGGWPGGWIAGRWLRHKSSKLSYRVAFMVCVIVNVATVIGVVWMTS from the coding sequence ATGAAGACTCAACTGGCCATCTTAACGGGTTTGTCCGTTTGGATCGCCCTGGCCAGTCTGGTCGCCGCGTGGCTTTACGTTCGAGATAAAAGTGCGGCTCGGGCGGACCGCCAACGCGTTCCAGAGAAGACGCTGCTCTTGTGGTGTCTTGTTGGCGGCTGGCCCGGGGGATGGATCGCGGGTCGCTGGCTCCGTCACAAGTCCAGCAAGCTCTCATATCGAGTCGCCTTCATGGTTTGCGTGATCGTCAACGTCGCTACGGTGATTGGCGTCGTTTGGATGACAAGCTGA
- a CDS encoding AAA domain-containing protein — translation MPSGSHKTGSKKSPSGKSSKQRTSTLDQATTVDGYFDTLAEWLEREAEAERDRMVRRRQIRDQTHVERTGETLVRMDLLDHNTGLAGRLVLDFGKPDGNPLPQNRLKVGSPVVVSDDANPSDKGVPGVVSARKPYGIQVAVDVWPEGDRFRIDMSPDETTRRRQVAAMARARSASGRAKTLRDVLMGTRPLRFADPVDVAFMTELNPPQQDAVRFALSAKDVAIIHGPPGTGKTTTLAEVIYQCVMRGERVLACASSNTAVDNLLERLVAMMPHVLRVGHPARVFEALRGHTLDELVDADPSNEVIRDMRREVQGLMKAAQKDFRGKDGHRQRREIQAEAGQLRNQIRSIERSIIRGVLDRADVVCTTTTIDDDLLGDREFDTVVMDEACQSTLPSIWQAVMRADRLILGGDHQQLPPTVLSDVAAAAGLRESLMQRMVQRDGEEVYRRLTVQYRMHESIMRFSSDMFYDESLVADASVKSHLLCDLKGVDTTPLTETPLMFIDTAGAEYDEQLEPDGESKMNPKEANLVIQLVRELFQAGVCANQIAVIAPYAAQVRLLRNRMDAPELEIDTVDGFQGREKEVVLITMTRSNPIGEIGFLADTRRTNVALTRAKRKLIVIGDSATLGTNAFYAKMLEYFEQADAYRSVWEFDS, via the coding sequence ATGCCTTCCGGATCGCACAAAACGGGATCAAAAAAATCTCCGTCTGGAAAATCGTCCAAACAACGAACTTCAACGCTGGACCAAGCGACGACCGTTGACGGTTACTTTGACACGCTAGCTGAATGGTTGGAACGGGAGGCCGAGGCGGAACGGGACCGGATGGTGCGACGTCGCCAAATCCGCGACCAAACGCACGTCGAACGGACGGGCGAAACGCTGGTGCGGATGGACCTACTGGACCACAACACCGGGCTGGCTGGCCGGTTGGTGCTGGACTTTGGAAAACCGGACGGCAATCCGCTGCCCCAGAATCGTTTGAAGGTCGGTTCGCCCGTGGTCGTTTCCGACGACGCCAATCCGTCGGACAAGGGTGTTCCCGGCGTTGTCAGTGCTCGCAAACCTTACGGCATCCAAGTCGCCGTCGATGTCTGGCCCGAAGGCGATCGATTTCGAATTGATATGTCGCCGGACGAAACGACACGTCGCCGGCAAGTCGCCGCAATGGCCCGCGCACGATCGGCCAGCGGTCGCGCGAAGACGTTGCGCGACGTGTTGATGGGGACGCGACCGCTACGGTTCGCCGATCCTGTTGATGTCGCTTTCATGACCGAATTGAACCCACCGCAACAAGACGCGGTGCGGTTTGCGTTGTCGGCAAAAGACGTTGCGATCATTCATGGCCCACCCGGAACGGGCAAGACGACGACTCTGGCCGAAGTGATCTATCAATGCGTGATGCGAGGCGAACGCGTGCTCGCGTGTGCGTCCAGCAATACCGCCGTGGACAACTTGCTGGAACGCCTTGTCGCAATGATGCCGCACGTGCTTCGCGTGGGACACCCGGCGCGCGTGTTCGAAGCCTTGCGTGGACATACGCTGGACGAGTTGGTCGATGCCGATCCGTCGAACGAAGTCATCCGTGACATGCGGCGCGAAGTACAGGGTCTGATGAAGGCGGCACAGAAAGACTTTCGCGGCAAGGACGGCCATCGCCAACGACGCGAGATCCAGGCCGAAGCCGGACAACTTCGCAATCAAATCCGTTCGATTGAACGTTCGATCATTCGCGGTGTCCTGGATCGAGCCGATGTGGTCTGCACGACGACGACGATCGACGACGACCTGTTGGGCGATCGCGAGTTCGATACGGTCGTGATGGACGAAGCCTGCCAGAGTACGCTGCCCAGTATCTGGCAAGCCGTCATGCGAGCCGACCGATTGATTCTGGGCGGCGATCATCAGCAACTACCACCCACGGTCCTGTCGGATGTTGCCGCGGCGGCGGGACTGCGGGAATCGCTGATGCAGCGGATGGTCCAGCGGGATGGCGAAGAAGTCTATCGGCGGTTGACCGTCCAGTATCGAATGCACGAATCGATCATGCGTTTTTCTTCGGACATGTTTTACGACGAATCGCTAGTCGCCGATGCATCGGTCAAGTCGCACCTGCTGTGCGACCTGAAGGGCGTCGATACGACGCCCCTGACCGAAACCCCATTGATGTTCATCGACACGGCGGGCGCGGAATACGACGAACAACTTGAGCCTGACGGCGAAAGCAAGATGAACCCGAAAGAAGCCAATCTGGTGATCCAGTTGGTGCGAGAGCTTTTCCAGGCGGGCGTTTGCGCTAATCAGATCGCCGTGATCGCGCCGTACGCGGCCCAAGTCCGACTGCTGCGCAATCGCATGGATGCACCGGAGCTTGAAATCGATACGGTCGACGGATTTCAAGGACGCGAAAAGGAAGTCGTCTTAATCACGATGACACGAAGCAATCCCATCGGTGAAATCGGTTTCTTGGCCGACACGCGGCGCACCAACGTTGCATTGACGCGCGCAAAACGAAAACTGATCGTGATCGGAGACAGCGCGACGCTGGGCACCAATGCGTTCTATGCCAAGATGCTTGAGTATTTTGAACAAGCCGATGCATACCGTTCGGTGTGGGAATTCGATTCTTAG
- the hrpA gene encoding ATP-dependent RNA helicase HrpA, with protein MNPKPSSPSLTTKDVSAPGPSDKARETARKKPPAGSPQSRKANAIELRKAATPKIEYPAELPITAHRDELIQLIRDNQVIVVCGETGSGKSTQLPKLCLEAGLGRTGMIGHTQPRRLAARSIATRLAEELETPLGKWVGYQVRFGDQTTPETMIKLMTDGILLAETQSDKQLDAYDVIIIDEAHERSLNIDFLMGYLRQLQSRRPDLKVIITSATIDAERFAAHFGDDDGPAPIVNVEGRGYPVEIKYLPWESITDDETRGYDVSRHVIEGIDMASRTGHGDMLVFLPTERDIREVSHRVAGHYKRLGAAGRVDLLPLYARLPQSEQQKIFNPSGNKRRIIFATNVAESSLTVPGIRFVIDSGTARISRYSVRSKMQRLPIEPVSKASANQRSGRCGRVGPGICIRLFSLDDFENREAYTTPEIRRTNLASVILQMKTLRLGRLEAFPLLDPPRPEAISEGLRTLTELGAIDDRHEVTDIGWKLGRMPVDPRVGRIVLAAHENGVLAEVLPIAAAMEIPDPRDRPPDKQQAADEAHAKFADGRSDFLSYLRLWRYYESAREEHSKNKLMRVLKQQYLSPTRMREWSDVYRQLREMATQTLSEKGKPKAHVGKMRFVDDETKLIADDHYALIHQSLLAGLLSGVAMAGDKNEYTGAGGLKLFLWPGSGVFAAKPKWIVAGELVETAKAFARTVAQIQPAWIESVGAHLLKRSHNDPHWSEKSGAAFCYQNQTLFGLPIVTRRRVPLSPIDPATARDLLIDHGLAESQLKTNAKFIRHNRQLRESIAALAAKTRRRDMVIDEYAVAAFYQSRLPAEICDRGRLEKLDRETETPTWTKSIRDSAGVSQWLAAPPEPTESSLYMRPDDLIETETETITQDSFPDELEVGSSRLPLDYRFEPGSDRDGVNVKIHQAALSQISDDRLGWLVPGLLHTKIVAMIKSLPKRIRRNLVPAADVAAKILDELADDYGKTPFMPALCAAMSRHAEVPVTPFDFQDEKLDPHLQFLVTVVDDDGNSIAEGRQVAPLMAKLGARPANQPEPTAEIDDVWSRDKMTTFDIDQLPREVVRVRGGVRVAQYPGLVDDGTSVKTSLFPEMKSAESSIRSGCVRLFAIAEKKELRSQVRHLPRIEQAKIKLSGVVSAGDMEDAMTDLMARIAFVENQPVLRSAAEFDARRGERARRIAEAAQEVAVWVGQLADSYFEARKEIESAGKSGRFSPAVGDVKLQLQWLAYDGFLRRTPWAWLKHYPRYFKAIAYRIDKLKSGSGSKDDESRKLVQDLWQRWLAKQTTYEPVDHTDSEFRWMTEELRVSLFAQPLGTSTKVSPTRCEKLLS; from the coding sequence ATGAATCCAAAACCGAGTTCCCCGTCGCTGACGACCAAGGACGTGTCGGCTCCTGGTCCATCCGACAAGGCACGGGAAACGGCTCGCAAAAAGCCACCCGCCGGATCACCGCAGTCACGCAAGGCCAACGCGATCGAACTGCGCAAAGCCGCAACACCCAAGATCGAGTATCCGGCCGAATTGCCGATCACGGCGCATCGCGACGAGTTGATCCAGTTGATTCGCGACAACCAAGTCATCGTTGTCTGCGGTGAAACGGGCAGCGGTAAAAGTACTCAATTGCCAAAGCTCTGTCTCGAAGCGGGACTGGGACGAACCGGCATGATCGGCCATACCCAACCGCGACGCTTGGCCGCCCGCAGCATCGCAACGCGGTTGGCCGAAGAACTGGAAACACCGCTCGGCAAATGGGTCGGCTACCAAGTCCGTTTCGGCGACCAGACGACGCCCGAAACCATGATCAAGCTGATGACCGACGGCATCCTGCTTGCCGAAACGCAATCCGACAAACAGCTAGACGCCTACGATGTCATCATCATCGATGAAGCGCACGAACGATCGTTGAACATCGACTTCTTGATGGGCTATCTGCGGCAACTGCAATCACGCAGACCCGATTTGAAGGTCATCATCACATCGGCAACCATCGACGCCGAACGGTTCGCCGCACACTTCGGCGACGACGATGGCCCGGCGCCAATCGTCAATGTCGAAGGCCGTGGCTATCCCGTCGAGATCAAGTATTTGCCGTGGGAATCGATCACGGACGACGAGACTCGCGGGTACGACGTCTCGCGGCATGTCATCGAAGGCATCGACATGGCTAGCCGTACCGGACACGGCGACATGCTGGTCTTCTTACCCACCGAACGCGACATCCGGGAAGTCTCGCACCGCGTCGCGGGACACTACAAACGATTGGGGGCGGCCGGACGCGTTGACCTGCTGCCTTTGTATGCGAGGCTTCCCCAATCGGAACAACAAAAGATATTTAATCCGTCAGGCAACAAACGTCGGATCATCTTTGCAACCAATGTCGCCGAGAGCTCTTTGACGGTTCCCGGCATTCGGTTCGTGATCGATTCAGGAACCGCGAGGATCAGTCGCTACAGCGTTCGAAGCAAAATGCAACGGTTGCCGATCGAACCGGTCAGCAAAGCCAGCGCGAACCAGCGGTCGGGTCGCTGCGGACGAGTTGGCCCTGGCATTTGCATCCGATTGTTCTCGCTCGACGATTTCGAAAATCGCGAAGCCTATACGACGCCCGAAATTCGCCGCACCAACTTGGCATCGGTGATCCTACAGATGAAGACGTTGCGACTGGGGCGATTGGAAGCCTTCCCCTTGCTCGATCCACCACGCCCCGAAGCGATCAGCGAAGGCCTGCGGACGCTGACCGAATTGGGCGCGATCGATGACCGTCATGAAGTGACCGACATCGGTTGGAAATTGGGCCGCATGCCCGTCGATCCGCGAGTCGGACGCATCGTCTTGGCCGCTCATGAAAACGGTGTGCTCGCCGAAGTTTTGCCGATCGCGGCGGCGATGGAGATTCCCGACCCTCGTGATCGACCACCGGACAAACAACAAGCCGCCGACGAAGCGCACGCGAAGTTTGCCGACGGGCGCAGCGATTTTCTGTCGTACCTACGGCTTTGGCGGTACTACGAATCGGCGCGAGAAGAGCACAGCAAGAACAAGCTTATGCGAGTCTTGAAGCAGCAGTACTTGTCGCCGACGCGGATGCGAGAATGGTCCGACGTCTATCGCCAACTGCGCGAGATGGCGACGCAAACCCTATCTGAGAAGGGCAAACCCAAAGCTCACGTCGGCAAGATGCGGTTCGTCGATGACGAAACCAAACTGATCGCCGACGATCACTACGCGCTCATTCACCAATCACTGCTGGCCGGTTTGCTCTCGGGTGTCGCAATGGCCGGTGACAAGAACGAGTACACCGGCGCTGGTGGCTTGAAGTTGTTTTTGTGGCCGGGAAGCGGCGTATTCGCGGCGAAACCCAAATGGATCGTTGCGGGCGAATTGGTGGAAACGGCCAAAGCATTTGCCCGCACCGTCGCCCAGATCCAACCGGCATGGATCGAGTCCGTGGGCGCACACCTGCTGAAACGTTCGCACAATGATCCTCACTGGAGCGAGAAATCGGGTGCAGCGTTTTGTTATCAGAATCAAACGCTATTCGGATTGCCGATCGTTACACGTCGGCGAGTACCGTTGTCGCCCATCGACCCGGCGACGGCACGCGATTTGTTGATCGACCACGGCCTGGCCGAGTCCCAATTGAAGACGAACGCCAAGTTCATTCGACACAATCGCCAATTGCGAGAATCGATCGCCGCGTTGGCTGCCAAGACACGCCGTCGCGACATGGTGATCGACGAGTACGCGGTCGCTGCGTTCTATCAGAGCCGACTGCCCGCCGAGATTTGCGATCGCGGCCGACTCGAAAAACTGGACCGCGAAACCGAGACGCCCACGTGGACGAAATCGATTCGCGATTCGGCCGGCGTGTCCCAGTGGCTCGCCGCGCCGCCGGAACCGACCGAATCGTCGCTGTACATGCGACCCGATGATCTGATCGAAACGGAAACCGAAACGATCACTCAAGATTCGTTTCCAGACGAATTGGAAGTCGGAAGCTCACGACTGCCGCTGGACTATCGTTTTGAACCCGGATCGGACCGCGACGGTGTGAACGTCAAGATTCACCAAGCGGCACTTTCGCAAATCAGCGACGACCGGCTTGGTTGGTTGGTGCCGGGTCTATTGCACACCAAGATTGTCGCAATGATCAAGTCGTTGCCCAAACGTATCCGCCGCAATTTGGTTCCGGCCGCCGACGTGGCCGCGAAAATTCTTGACGAGTTAGCGGACGACTACGGCAAGACCCCTTTCATGCCGGCATTGTGTGCAGCGATGTCACGTCACGCCGAAGTGCCGGTGACGCCGTTTGACTTTCAAGACGAGAAGCTCGACCCTCATTTACAGTTTCTGGTCACCGTCGTTGACGACGACGGCAACTCGATCGCCGAAGGTCGGCAAGTCGCGCCTTTGATGGCTAAGCTGGGTGCCAGGCCCGCCAACCAACCCGAGCCAACGGCCGAGATTGATGACGTTTGGTCGCGAGACAAGATGACGACCTTCGACATCGACCAGTTGCCTCGCGAAGTCGTGCGGGTTCGCGGCGGCGTTCGTGTGGCACAGTATCCGGGATTGGTCGACGACGGCACGTCGGTAAAAACGTCACTGTTCCCTGAAATGAAGTCGGCGGAATCGTCGATTCGGTCCGGGTGCGTGCGGTTGTTTGCAATCGCCGAAAAGAAAGAGTTACGTTCACAGGTCCGACACCTACCGCGCATCGAACAAGCGAAAATCAAGTTATCGGGTGTCGTTTCGGCCGGCGACATGGAAGACGCGATGACGGATCTGATGGCGCGGATCGCATTCGTCGAAAACCAACCCGTTCTTCGATCCGCTGCTGAATTTGATGCACGTCGAGGCGAACGCGCCCGTCGCATTGCCGAAGCGGCACAAGAAGTTGCTGTTTGGGTCGGACAGCTCGCCGACAGCTACTTCGAAGCCCGAAAAGAAATCGAATCAGCCGGCAAAAGTGGACGTTTTTCGCCCGCGGTCGGTGACGTCAAGCTGCAATTGCAGTGGTTGGCCTATGATGGATTTCTAAGACGGACGCCATGGGCTTGGTTGAAGCACTATCCGCGATACTTCAAGGCAATCGCTTATCGGATCGACAAATTGAAGAGCGGCAGCGGATCGAAAGACGACGAGTCGCGCAAGTTGGTCCAAGATCTGTGGCAACGTTGGCTGGCCAAACAAACCACGTACGAACCCGTTGACCACACCGATAGCGAGTTCCGCTGGATGACCGAGGAATTGCGGGTCAGCTTGTTCGCGCAACCGCTCGGGACGTCGACCAAAGTATCGCCGACACGCTGCGAAAAACTGCTGAGCTAA
- a CDS encoding DUF1559 domain-containing protein — MKRSSREIRNAFTLVELLVVIAIIGILVGLLLPAVQAAREAARRMSCSNNVKQIALGLHNYHSAYKQLPIHGVGPTNEFENSTGAAIRKDGRGFTRLELSYLVGLLPFVEQQAIWETVSNPLTETDGDVWPAFGPRPTLGDYPPWATDIPTFRCPSDPGFGLPALGRTNYACCTGDAFYDAEEGATIWNSSRNRWEYETDSRQMERVRSGMRGAFVTRKSMKFRDIADGLSNTIMIGEIISGLTDRDVRSVSFTNAKGGFVRVANNPKRCHELGYIDPLRPRFWTDAANVTFSERGSRWADLHMLQTQMNTILPPNAEVCLVGSSDTYGMAPPSSQHNGGVHVALCDGSVRFVTDSIEAGTSTTPTIYYRALTAENNSPTPPGSESPYGLWGALGTRASKETIEEEF; from the coding sequence ATGAAACGATCGTCCCGCGAAATCCGAAACGCATTTACGTTGGTCGAATTGCTGGTCGTCATTGCGATCATCGGTATTCTTGTCGGTTTGTTATTGCCGGCCGTGCAAGCGGCACGCGAAGCAGCCCGGCGAATGAGTTGCAGCAACAACGTCAAACAAATCGCGTTGGGTTTGCACAACTATCATTCGGCCTACAAGCAACTTCCCATTCACGGAGTTGGACCCACCAACGAGTTCGAAAATTCGACGGGCGCGGCGATCCGAAAGGACGGCCGAGGTTTTACGCGGCTCGAACTCAGCTACTTGGTCGGTCTTTTGCCGTTCGTCGAACAGCAAGCGATTTGGGAAACGGTAAGCAATCCGTTAACGGAAACCGATGGCGATGTTTGGCCGGCGTTTGGTCCGCGACCGACGTTGGGTGACTACCCGCCGTGGGCGACCGACATTCCGACCTTTCGTTGTCCCAGCGATCCCGGTTTCGGCTTGCCCGCCCTGGGCCGTACGAACTATGCATGCTGTACCGGCGACGCGTTTTACGATGCCGAAGAAGGCGCCACGATTTGGAACTCGTCACGCAATCGTTGGGAATACGAAACCGATTCGCGACAAATGGAACGCGTGCGAAGCGGTATGCGAGGAGCCTTTGTCACTCGCAAGTCAATGAAGTTTCGCGACATCGCTGACGGATTGTCCAACACGATCATGATCGGTGAGATCATTTCCGGATTAACAGACCGCGACGTCCGCAGTGTCAGCTTCACCAATGCCAAAGGCGGTTTCGTTCGCGTCGCTAACAACCCCAAGCGATGTCACGAACTTGGGTACATCGATCCGCTGCGTCCGCGTTTTTGGACCGATGCCGCCAACGTCACGTTCAGTGAACGAGGGTCACGATGGGCGGACTTACACATGCTGCAAACACAGATGAACACGATCCTGCCACCCAATGCCGAAGTCTGTTTGGTCGGCAGCAGCGACACCTACGGCATGGCACCACCAAGCAGCCAACACAACGGCGGCGTCCACGTGGCGCTGTGCGACGGATCGGTCCGCTTCGTCACTGATTCAATCGAAGCGGGAACGTCGACCACGCCGACCATCTACTATCGCGCTTTGACGGCCGAAAACAACAGCCCGACTCCGCCGGGTTCGGAAAGCCCCTACGGGTTGTGGGGTGCTCTGGGCACACGAGCGTCGAAAGAGACGATCGAGGAAGAGTTCTAG